The following proteins are co-located in the Methanofastidiosum sp. genome:
- a CDS encoding fumarate hydratase, protein MIDETLVKNTIIELLKDSSTKLPLDVKNALEKAYEIEEGPAKAQLEAIIKNIKMAEDSSTPLCQDTGVHIFFVKIGDVGNPKLEKRLPSIIIDGVREATKSVPLRPNAVHPLTRKNPGDNVGDYMPYVNYTPIDADYIEITAMPKGAGSENMSRVAMLNPSDGLKGIKKFALDTVVGAGSKPCPPTIIGLGIGGSADISIKLAKMALLRPIDQRHTDPAVATLEKELFEAFNALGIGVMGLGGKTTVLGVNAELGYCHTASLPVAINVQCWAGRRATARIYRDGRVEHLTYKR, encoded by the coding sequence ATGATAGATGAAACCCTAGTAAAAAACACCATAATTGAACTTCTAAAGGACTCTTCAACAAAGCTTCCTTTAGATGTCAAAAATGCCTTAGAAAAGGCTTACGAAATTGAGGAAGGCCCTGCAAAGGCCCAGCTAGAAGCCATAATAAAGAATATTAAGATGGCTGAGGATTCTTCTACTCCGCTATGCCAGGATACGGGCGTCCACATATTCTTTGTGAAGATTGGAGATGTTGGAAATCCTAAACTTGAGAAAAGACTGCCTAGCATTATTATTGATGGCGTAAGAGAAGCCACAAAATCTGTTCCTTTGAGGCCAAACGCCGTTCACCCTCTGACAAGAAAGAATCCAGGGGACAATGTCGGGGATTACATGCCCTATGTTAATTACACGCCAATTGATGCTGATTATATAGAAATAACTGCAATGCCAAAGGGTGCAGGAAGTGAAAACATGTCCCGAGTTGCAATGTTAAATCCTTCTGACGGACTGAAGGGTATAAAGAAGTTTGCCCTTGACACAGTTGTTGGTGCAGGTTCAAAGCCGTGCCCACCTACAATAATAGGCCTTGGTATAGGGGGAAGTGCTGACATATCAATAAAGCTTGCAAAGATGGCTTTGCTTAGGCCAATTGACCAGAGGCACACTGATCCTGCTGTGGCAACTTTGGAAAAAGAGCTCTTTGAAGCTTTTAATGCCCTAGGTATTGGGGTCATGGGGCTTGGTGGAAAGACTACCGTGCTTGGTGTAAATGCCGAGCTTGGATACTGCCATACAGCCTCACTCCCCGTTGCAATAAATGTCCAGTGCTGGGCAGGAAGGAGAGCAACTGCTAGAATTTACAGAGACGGGAGGGTAGAGCATCTGACCTACAAGAGGTGA
- a CDS encoding fumarate hydratase — translation MEKILNLPLDEKTVRELKVGETVYLNGIFFTARDEAHMHALEYAKEGKKIPYDFKGAAIYHCGPIMAKDGEKWRAVAAGPTTSTRMNSLEPEFIEKFKVSAIIGKGGMSKPTVDAMQKFGCVYLAITGGAAVLAAKGIKEVLGVEWYELGMPEALWVLVGEKFGPLTVAIDAHGNSLYADVEKEVEKNIPKAKEILKI, via the coding sequence ATGGAAAAGATATTAAATTTACCACTTGATGAAAAAACTGTTAGAGAGTTAAAGGTTGGAGAAACTGTTTACCTTAATGGGATCTTCTTTACCGCAAGAGATGAGGCCCATATGCATGCTTTAGAGTATGCAAAGGAAGGAAAAAAAATCCCCTATGATTTCAAGGGGGCTGCAATCTACCACTGTGGGCCTATAATGGCAAAAGATGGAGAAAAATGGAGGGCAGTTGCTGCTGGCCCAACTACTTCAACTAGAATGAACTCTCTTGAACCGGAGTTCATCGAGAAGTTTAAGGTTTCAGCCATAATAGGTAAAGGGGGTATGTCAAAGCCAACAGTAGATGCTATGCAAAAGTTTGGATGCGTATACCTTGCAATCACAGGTGGTGCTGCAGTACTTGCCGCAAAAGGAATAAAGGAAGTCTTGGGCGTAGAGTGGTACGAGCTTGGGATGCCAGAGGCTTTGTGGGTATTAGTTGGCGAGAAATTTGGCCCGCTCACAGTTGCTATTGATGCGCACGGAAATAGCCTTTATGCTGATGTGGAAAAGGAAGTTGAAAAGAACATACCGAAGGCGAAGGAGATAT